One segment of Rosa chinensis cultivar Old Blush chromosome 6, RchiOBHm-V2, whole genome shotgun sequence DNA contains the following:
- the LOC112174486 gene encoding B3 domain-containing protein Os01g0723500, translating into MATRTFGNGVEEKKGPTFCTFLSPGISNEILKFPQNFQKHILNELSELALLKIKDSSHCSWNIRVHQTGSCIYLKEGWREFLEDHSIGDGEFLIVRYDGRMQFSIQIFDKNHVERVNFPDTETHDKNQTFANNSELNGGEEDYQHYRARENAKQFTSKFPTVAITIGNSSYYAVFPTEWCRKYLPANRYKFLLRNAEDLEGRTWEVNGVPTNDRVMLSAGWAAFLQGNQVKKGDVCWLELESKSKMVAHIIRK; encoded by the exons ATGGCAACAAGAACATTTGGGAATGGTGTTGAGGAGAAGAAGGGGCCAACCTTCTGCACATTTTTATCTCCTGGAATCAGCAACGAGATTTTG AAATTCCCACAAAATTTCCAGAAGCATATATTGAATGAGCTCTCAGAGCTGGCTCTTTTGAAGATAAAAGATTCCTCACATTGTTCATGGAACATTAGAGTACATCAAACTGGAAGCTGTATTTATCTGAAGGAAGGATGGAGAGAGTTTTTAGAAGATCACTCAATTGGTGACGGTGAGTTTTTGATAGTCAGATATGATGGACGTATGCAATTCAGTATACAGATATTTGACAAGAACCATGTTGAGAGGGTCAACTTTCCTGATACTGAAACACATGATAAAAATCAGACTTTTGCTAACAATTCAG AGCTCAATGGAGGGGAAGAAGATTACCAACACTATAGAGCTCGGGAAAATGCTAAGCAGTTCACATCCAAGTTCCCAACAGTGGCAATCACTATCGGAAACTCTAGTTATTATGCG GTATTTCCCACAGAATGGTGTAGGAAGTATTTACCAGCAAACCGCTACAAATTTTTGCTGAGAAACGCAGAAGATTTAGAGGGAAGAACATGGGAAGTGAATGGTGTTCCTACCAATGATAGGGTCATGTTATCTGCAGGGTGGGCTGCTTTTCTACAGGGTAACCAAGTCAAGAAAGGAGATGTTTGCTGGCTTGAGCTCGAGAGTAAAAGCAAGATGGTGGCTCACATAATTCGGAAGTGA
- the LOC112173152 gene encoding B3 domain-containing protein Os01g0723500 translates to MEGASKEPTFFKIIKTGFNTDDLRIPPKFRRHMLNELSETATLELKGSSKCSWTVQVSQIESDIYFKNGWQKFIKDNSLGDFEFLVFWYERPMHFTIEIFDKTACKRNNLLEKSTRADNTKRPRGRPRKCNRSAAGENIQSCQSFELKEIKEEEEEEAATLPSSGFRSFTSIMGKRCYNVAVPVDFSREHLPQGYYNIVLKNLKGQKWKVKVVCSGKTVKLSAGWVEFRRANQINCGDICTFDLVGRRTMVVHVIPK, encoded by the exons ATGGAGGGAGCATCCAAGGAGCCTACCTTCTTCAAGATAATCAAAACTGGGTTTAACACTGATGATCTG AGAATCCCCCCAAAGTTCCGGAGGCACATGTTAAATGAACTTTCTGAAACGGCAACTTTGGAGTTGAAGGGTTCTTCAAAATGTTCATGGACTGTTCAAGTGAGTCAAATAGAAAGCGATATATATTTCAAGAATGGATGGCAGAAGTTTATAAAAGATAACTCCTTGGGCGATTTTGAGTTTTTAGTATTTTGGTATGAGAGACCGATGCATTTTACTATAGAGATCTTTGACAAGACGGCATGCAAGAGAAACAATCTTCTGGAAAAATCCACTAGGGCTGACAACACTAAGAGGCCTCGGGGTAGACCAAGAAAGTGCAATCGTTCAG CTGCTGGTGAAAACATTCAGAGTTGCCAGTCCTTTGAACTGAAAGAGatcaaagaagaggaagaagaggaagctgCCACATTGCCCAGCTCTGGGTTCCGTTCTTTTACAAGTATTATGGGGAAACGCTGTTATAATGTG GCAGTTCCAGTGGACTTCAGTAGGGAGCATCTTCCTCAGGGCTACTACAACATTGTGCTGAAAAATTTGAAgggacaaaaatggaaagtgaAAGTCGTCTGTTCTGGTAAAACAGTTAAACTTTCTGCAGGGTGGGTGGAGTTTAGACGTGCTAATCAAATTAACTGCGGAGATATTTGCACATTTGATCTTGTGGGAAGAAGGACCATGGTGGTTCACGTTATTCCAAAGTGA
- the LOC112169771 gene encoding far upstream element-binding protein 2 yields MTDDKDRQPETASDSAKRKLEDPAAISILLAKQKAQEIAARLVTNAESKRPRVDDESFQPNPVYTPPAYPVFTAQTGHSYGSGTSKKIDIPNGKVGVIIGKQGETIRQLQLQSGAKIQITRDSEADLNSLTRDVELTGTSEQISRAEQLINDVIAEADAGGSAPSTNQGFNSMQPGGEQFVMKVPNNKVALIIGKGGETIRNMQTKSGARIQIVPLHLPPGDMSTERSVYINGGQEQIEAAKELVNEVISGKRLLNASGANSYMQQPSYPPSGNWAPPGQPPIQQQQPHYGYTQPGGYGTPPAPPSYYGNYPAQAAGWDQSNQVPSQPPQDSSGYNYYGQQPPMGSAPPNPGYYNQTSQGYAQQPPNYDQGYAQQPPSYDQSYAQQPPSYDQSYAQQPPNYGQNISSQAPASDQQQYATSGYGPPAVSSSLDGSSSAQTTQPSSAYAPPYGQPTDNPQSGYWSHPSSTGQPHAQAGYYQPSYGGQQPAEDASAASYGQGGYAQPDPSANGESQHQPEQQSQPPTNGYADQSSASEAERTGERNVEGDGSAPPTEPVGSQN; encoded by the exons ATGACGGATGACAAAGATCGACAGCCGGAAACCGCCAGCGACAGTGCGAAGCGGAAGCTGGAAGACCCCGCCGCCATTAGTATTCTACTCGCGAAACAGAAAGCTCAGGAAATCGCCGCCCGACTCGTCACCAATGCCGAGTCGAAGCGCCCCCGAGTCGACGACGAGTCCTTCCAACCCAACCCCGTCTACACCCCTCCCGCTTACCCTG TGTTCACTGCACAAACAGGTCACTCTTATGGTTCAGGCACCAGCAAGAAAATAGATATTCCAAATGGGAAG GTTGGTGTAATTATTGGAAAACAAGGAGAAACAATAAGACAACTACAATTACAGTCAGGGGCCAAAATCCAGATAACCAGGGATTCAGAAGCTGATCTTAATTCTCTAACGAGGGATGTGGAGTTGACGGGTACATCTGAACAGATTAGTAGGGCAGAACAACTTATCAATGATGTAATAGCTGAG GCAGATGCAGGGGGCTCTGCTCCATCTACAAATCAGGGATTTAACTCGATGCAACCTGGAGGGGAACAGTTTGTCATGAAAGTTCCAAACAATAAG GTTGCTTTGATAATTGGCAAGGGGGGTGAGACTATCAGGAATATGCAAACCAAGTCAGGAGCTCGTATTCAG ATTGTACCATTGCACCTTCCTCCTGGTGATATGTCAACTGAGAGATCAGTATACATAAATGGAGGGCAAGAGCAAATTGAGGCAGCCAAAGAATTGGTGAACGAAGTAATCAGTGGG AAGCGTTTATTAAATGCCTCTGGAGCCAATAGCTATATGCAGCAGCCATCCTATCCCCCTTCTGGTAATTGGGCCCCGCCAGGACAACCTCCAATTCAGCAACAGCAGCCTCATTATGGGTATACACAACCTGGAGGTTATGGTACACCTCCGGCACCTCCCTCGTACTATGGTAATTATCCGGCCCAGGCAGCAGGTTGGGATCAGTCAAACCAGGTACCTTCTCAACCACCTCAGGATAGCAGTGGGTACAATTATTATGGACAACAACCACCGATGGGGTCAGCTCCCCCAAATCCTGGCTACTACAATCAGACATCTCAGGGTTATGCTCAGCAGCCACCAAATTATGATCAGGGTTATGCTCAGCAGCCACCAAGTTATGATCAGAGTTACGCTCAGCAACCTCCAAGTTACGATCAGAGTTATGCTCAGCAGCCAccaaattatggacaaaacatCTCTAGTCAGGCTCCAGCATCTGATCAGCAACAATATGCAACTTCTGGATATGGGCCACCTGCAGTGTCATCAAGCCTAGATGGAAGCTCTTCCGCACAAACGACTCAACCATCTTCTGCCTATGCACCTCCTTACGGCCAGCCAACGGATAACCCTCAGTCTGGGTATTGGTCTCATCCGAGCAGCACAGGCCAACCACACGCTCAAGCAGGCTATTACCAACCAAGTTACGGAGGGCAGCAGCCAGCTGAAGATGCTTCTGCAGCATCATACGGACAAGGTGGGTATGCTCAGCCAGACCCTTCTGCCAATGGAGAGTCACAGCATCAGCCAGAGCAGCAGTCACAGCCACCTACCAATGGATATGCAGACCAGTCGTCAGCTTCTGAAGCTGAAAGGACTGGTGAGAGGAATGTAGAAGGAGATGGATCAGCCCCTCCAACAGAACCTGTTGGTTCTCAAAACTGA